In the genome of Syngnathoides biaculeatus isolate LvHL_M chromosome 14, ASM1980259v1, whole genome shotgun sequence, one region contains:
- the znf654 gene encoding LOW QUALITY PROTEIN: zinc finger protein 654 (The sequence of the model RefSeq protein was modified relative to this genomic sequence to represent the inferred CDS: inserted 1 base in 1 codon; substituted 1 base at 1 genomic stop codon), with product MADSESDIETDGLELALESLSSRYCSDVSSLKSKDYCAGFCELVEAYTGQWQVPLPQLKVLRTALCGFTKATAKFPDNCRHINNILSRLALSIFELLLFFSKEEFGEKPLKDILDSYQACHAELLRHRNVHLQHAKLIIKAGGPWENRVLQAILKHADLPPKDVDDYLNSELPVFLELRIRYLQACERIHEAMALAKVCLENHKPGKHLYWHQAYLTCLYKASLHEPLEKQMEELDGRDAVEIICNTEQVEKDELLLSLSKVFLAQKLHNGDMYYIWDLVFIWSRLLLRAHPSTQDFLTECVQLASSAKNVRAIFPFIKLVTTELGRDGVQVCVELCATALQLCDMQADSVAQSLVCKTIAFLLPGDLEICRACALLVFCLERSLEAYRMVHHLFKHPDQETHPHHSFVPTNVRFKILQMLKERLSFDPEFWSVLALKNRCLELINDSVMKDVLIDEIRGEEENCCEEELANACVNDAQDSNPSKCTGTQSEKQPPLLEQTSDSQTVSLSNNAPVKKRKWHRRLQRKVHILSDEDMDKGDDPEFMYNLKSTSLCSKSVYSLRHNHTKRENYTSVKLPVSRKREYLSRCVKSQILKRKGRKKRWLQGLPKVEAPQTIQEKVIVLKGKKRGRKPAQRWDLSYPDNEVPLSKAEFELIEKSETKSTEQKISHVENDSESDKMKKQPRTXRTDMAIXGQTQEEASHICAAFAEPQTSSPAVEADPELDGPFQELQSSPIDLMHSYYLKPTNSDSDTVQPPDSSTLNNDMVEGPPSLEDTKKSNRKVKVVRTWREKSERGQKYAHLSYYCSSCKKNYKGLNVLRHSIAHLKRRTKCIICGKCFQHFIVGKKHIWDHIEEMCKNHKDTDVEGAGTTNGTRSKQAEAHSEKKTSNEEPRKSCKVKVSSLSREDRIIRNLRFVIRKMQVQSKKLNKDTPTAQLDFKDEQVVIEDGLVVVKAVATKEDEVDPVGENGYDVIYKFLLCPSLSCDRVFMKHGSNFTKHAVRCHLSEDHVLDKTFVWAKHKCTYCFRNLQFVQYYKEHIRRHSPSLPHFCYHAQCDQRFLTLQELKAHMSTHDPFSPVCAFANCDKQFSNLISLFDHEWRHYVPAPQRDELELGLNRQQRQSNEAPWKQRVKFEEIWLQSNQVKQERITVEKSSVVNLSESVSEGKAPDTEAAGLKAAELSKKPVNGFEEGKPSKVSKRSTNKPHRKKKFRFTCDKPPPDPLNVKDLEQATTISEVVRKLEEPLIAEHKSFNPKDPSYAPFYKMHFTRLPPSTYMNESQLSMRKRRDTDKEAPAQSQPSSSYGQMDHWARSEMHKSKSNHEQKIRHRCDKCLSSFSSIQELQKHKTLNTCSALFGFDSDDES from the exons ATGGCGGACAGCGAAAGTGATATAGAAACTGACGGACTGGAATTAGCCCTAGAATCATTGTCTAGTCGTTATTGTAGCGACGTGTCCTCCCTAAAAAGCAAAGACTACTGCGCTGGGTTTTGTGAG TTGGTTGAAGCCTACACGGGCCAATGGCAGGTTCCTCTTCCTCAACTGAAGGTGCTGCGGACAGCACTGTGTGGATTCACAAAAGCCACGGCCAAATTCCCCGACAACTGTCGGCACATCAACAATATTCTCAGCCGTCTGGCCTT GAGTATTTTTGAGCTTCTACTGTTTTTCAGTAAAGAGGAATTTGGGGAAAAGCCTTTAAAAGACATCCTGGACTCCTATCAG GCATGTCATGCTGAGCTTTTAAGGCACAGGAATGTACATCTTCAACATGCAAAACTGATCATAAAAGCTGGTGGTCCATGGGAGAATCGGGTGTTGCAAGCGATCTTAAAACATGCAGATTTGCCTCCAAAAGACG TTGACGATTACTTAAACTCAGAGCTCCCTGTTTTCCTGGAACTGCGGATTCGGTATCTGCAAGCATGTGAGCGAATACATGAAGCTATGGCCCTGGCTAAAGTCTGCCTGGAGAACCACAAGCCTGGAAAACATTTGTACTGGCATCAGGCTTACTTAACCTGTCTCTACAAGGCCTCGCTGCATGAACCCCTTGAGAAGCAG ATGGAAGAGCTCGATGGCCGGGACGCGGTGGAGATCATCTGTAACACAGAGCAAGTCGAAAAAGATGAGCTCCTTTTGTCACTGTCCAAAGTGTTCCTGGCCCAGAAGCTACACAATGGTGACATGTACTACATATG GGACCTGGTGTTCATCTGGAGCAGGTTGCTTCTCCGAGCCCACCCGTCGACACAGGACTTCCTGACTGAGTGTGTGCAGTTGgcatcctctgcaaagaacgtTCGCGCCATCTTTCCCTTCATCAAACTAGTCACCACCGAG CTGGGCAGGGACGGTGTGCAAGTCTGCGTTGAGCTTTGTGCCACGGCCTTGCAGCTGTGTGACATGCAAGCTGACAGCGTCGCTCAGTCTCTGGTCTGCAAGACTATTGCCTTCCTCCTGCCAGGAGACCTGGAGATCTGTCGAGCATGTGCCCTGCTTGTCTTCTGCCTGGAGCGAAGCCTGGAAGCTTACCGAATGGTGCACCATCTGTTTAAACATCCTGACCAGGAGACTCATCCTCACCACAGCTTTGTCCCTACCAACGTCCGCTTCAAAATTCTGCAG ATGCTGAAAGAACGTCTGTCTTTTGACCCAGAGTTTTGGAGCGTCCTGGCCCTCAAGAATCGCTGCTTGGAGTTGATAAATGACAGTGTAATGAAGGATGTTCTTATCGATGAGATACGGGGAGAAGAGGAGAACTGCTGTGAGGAGGAGCTGGCAAATGCCTGTGTAAATGATGCTCAAGACTCGAATCCCAGCAAGTGCACTGGGACTCAATCTGAGAAACAGCCCCCTCTACTGGAACAGACTTCTGATAGCCAGACGGTAAGCTTGTCAAATAACGCTCcagtgaaaaagagaaaatggcaCAGGAGACTCCAAAGGAAAGTCCACATTTTGTCTGATGAAGACATGGACAAAGGTGATGATCCAGAGTTCATGTACAATCTCAAGTCCACGTCTTTGTGTAGCAAATCTGTATATTCACTaagacacaatcacaccaagaggGAAAATTATACTTCTGTCAAGCTCCCAGTCAGTCGAAAGAGAgaatatttgtctcgatgtgtgaAGAGCcaaattttgaaaagaaaaggcaGGAAGAAGAGATGGTTGCAAGGTCTTCCCAAGGTGGAGGCACCTCAGACCATCCAGGAGAAGGTAATTGTACTGAAAGGGAAAAAGCGGGGCAGGAAGCCAGCACAGCGATGGGATCTCTCCTACCCTGATAATGAAGTACCCCTCTCCAAGGCTGAGTTTGAGCTCATAGAGAAATCTGAAACAAAAAGCACAGAGCAGAAAATCTCTCACGTGGAGAATGACAGTGAGAGTGACAAGATGAAGAAACAACCAAGGACATAAAGGACAGACATGGCCA GCGGTCAAACGCAAGAGGAAGCTTCCCATATTTGTGCTGCTTTTGCTGAGCCTCAGACTTCTAGTCCAGCTGTTGAAGCTGACCCTGAGCTTGATGGACCATTCCAGGAATTACAGAGCTCTCCAATAGACCTGATGCATAGTTACTATCTAAAGCCTACAAATAGTGACAGTGACACAGTGCAGCCTCCAGACTCCTCCACACTCAATAATGACATGGTGGAAGGGCCCCCAAGCCTTGAAGACACTAAAAAATCAAACAGAAAG GTGAAAGTGGTGAGGACATGGAGGGAAAAGTCTGAACGAGGACAAAAGTATGCTCATCTGAGTTACTACTGTAGCTCCTGTAAGAAAAACTATAAAGGGTTGAACGTGTTGAGGCATTCAATTGCCCACTTAAAGAGGCGGACGAAGTGTATAATCTGTGGAAAATGCTTCCAACACTTTATTGTTGGCAAAAAGCACATTTGGGATCACATAGAAGAAATGTGCAAGAACCATAAAGACACTGACGTCGAGGGAGCTGGTACCACAAACGGGACGAGGAGTAAGCAGGCCGAGGCTCACAGtgaaaaaaagacttcaaaCGAGGAACCTCGGAAATCTTGCAAAGTCAAAGTTTCCAGCCTTAGTAGGGAAGACCGAATCATCCGAAACCTTCGCTTCGTCATCAGGAAGATGCAGGTCCAGTCCAAGAAGTTGAATAAAGACACCCCCACAGCACAGTTAGACTTCAAGGATGAGCAGGTCGTCATTGAAGACGGGCTGGTCGTTGTCAAAGCTGTGGCTACAAAGGAGGATGAAGTGGACCCGGTAGGAGAAAACGGCTATGACGTGATCTATAAGTTTCTGCTGTGTCCTTCCTTGTCCTGCGATCGGGTGTTCATGAAACATGGCAGCAATTTTACCAAGCATGCTGTTAGATGTCACCTCAGCGAAGACCACGTTCTGGATAAGACTTTTGTCTGGGCCAAGCACAAATGCACCTACTGCTTTCG CAACCTCCAGTTTGTCCAGTATTACAAGGAGCACATAAGGCGCCACAGCCCTTCTCTGCCACACTTCTGCTACCATGCACAGTGCGACCAGCGCTTCTTGACGTTGCAGGAACTGAAAGCACACATGAGCACCCATGACCCTTTCAGTCCTGTTTGCGCTTTCGCCAACTGCGACAAGCAGTTCTCCAACTTAATAAGCCTCTTCGACCACGAGTGGAGACACTATGTCCCGGCTCCTCAGAGGGATGAGCTGGAGCTGGGTCTCAACCGGCAGCAAAGGCAAAGCAATGAGGCTCCATGGAAGCAGAGGGTAAAGTTTGAGGAGATATGGCTGCAGAGCAACCAAGTGAAACAGGAGAGAATAACAGTCGAGAAATCTTCTGTCGTGAATCTCAGCGAAAGTGTCAGTGAGGGGAAGGCCCCGGACACTGAAGCGGCTGGTTTGAAGGCGGCAGAGCTTAGCAAAAAGCCTGTCAATGGATTCGAGGAGGGGAAACCAAGCAAGGTTTCCAAACGAAGCACTAACAAACCCCATCGGAAAAAGAAGTTCAGGTTTACCTGTGACAAGCCCCCGCCAGATCCCTTGAACGTCAAGGACCTGGAACAAGCCACCACAATCTCTGAGGTCGTCCGGAAGTTGGAGGAGCCGCTCATCGCCGAGCACAAGAGCTTCAACCCTAAAGATCCTTCTTACGCGCCCTTCTACAAAATGCACTTCACCAGGCTGCCGCCCTCCACCTACATGAAcgaatctcagctgtcaatgcgCAAGAGGCGAGACACGGACAAGGAAGCTCCCGCGCAAAGTCAGCCCAGTAGTTCTTACGGCCAGATGGATCATTGGGCAAGGAGCGAGATGCACAAGAGCAAAAGTAACCACGAACAGAAGATCAGACATAGGTGCGATAAGTGTCTCTCCTCCTTCAGCAGCATACAAGAGCTCCAGAAACACAAAACTCTCAACACCTGCTCCGCTTTATTTGGATTTGACTCTGATGATGAAAGTTAA
- the zgc:152951 gene encoding uncharacterized protein zgc:152951 isoform X1, producing MEEFINSDKGRVTVYSIEGCPHCRQAKAILARLGVPICDVDLNQHPELQAPVKKLTGRISVPQIFFNNLFIGGNEKLQKMTPEEIQKLVKMVKEEPLTGDAPPLPKGKPSQSAAIDTDRGEKLECEKDGLADLVGELKDSNLIGTQRKGLFLYKKSFSKDQLLAWLQTNKGMGKQGQRSRVGFLYETPVQNPFRQRRSQSNLALCVLDHGQGLGVGHEMLLKKYMVCARDREALDSRFEAARGDTLYRLLEDDPHSALNAGQTASCAPIEASEISLLLRELILKLFSEHLSADGKSVDYKGMSANPAFQRYSELAIQLQRVHLRSLSREETLAFFINIYNALVIHGYLRMGAPTNKWQRYRFFNYVSYLIGGEVFTLQDIENGVLRGNRKGVAQLRRPFSKTDPRLQVALKDAEPLIHFALNCGAKGCPPIKTYTPQDIDSQLRRAAEAFLENDDACLVDSEKKEVRLSQIFKWYKVDFGGTDEKLLKWVLKHMGESPKKTSLMGVLSGGKTKVSFLPYDWSSNSSH from the exons ATGGAGGAGTTTATAAACAGTGACAAGGGCCGGGTAACCGTCTACTCCATTGAAGGCTGCCCGCACTGCCGGCAGGCTAAAGCTATCCTGGCCCGTTTGGGAGTTCCGATATGTGACGTCGATCTCAATCAGCATCCAGAGCTGCAGGCCCCTGTGAAGAAGCTGACGGGGCGGATCTCAGTGCCTCAAATATTCTTCAACAACCTTTTTATTGGGGGAAATGAAAAACTGCAGAAAATG ACTCCAGAGGAGATTCAAAAGTTGGTGAAGATGGTCAAGGAAGAACCTCTTACAGGCGACGCTCCGCCGCTACCAAAGGGGAAACCGTCACAGAGTGCGGCTATCGATACTGATCGTGGTGAAAAAC TTGAGTGTGAGAAAGATGGCTTGGCTGACCTGGTTGGGGAACTTAAAGATTCCAATTTGATTGGCACTCAGAGAAAGGGGCTGTTTTTATACAAGAAGAGCTTCTCCAAGGATCAACTACTTGCCTGGCTACAGACCAACAAGGGCATGGGTAAGCAAGGCCAAAGATCCCGAGTTGGTTTTCTCTATGAAACTCCAGTCCAAAACCCATTTCGACAAAGGCGTAGTCAGTCCAATTTGGCCCTGTGTGTGCTAGACCACGGTCAGGGCTTGGGCGTTGGCCACGAAATGTTGCTGAAGAAGTACATGGTCTGTGCCCGAGACCGTGAGGCGCTGGATAGCAGATTTGAAGCAGCCCGCGGGGACACGCTGTACAGGTTGCTGGAGGACGACCCGCATTCAGCCCTCAACGCAGGACAAACGGCGTCCTGCGCTCCCATCGAGG CTTCTGAAATCTCCTTGCTTTTACGTGAGCTGATTCTCAAGTTGTTCTCGGAGCATCTCTCTGCTGACGGCAAG TCGGTGGACTACAAGGGGATGTCTGCAAACCCTGCGTTTCAACGCTACTCAGAACTCGCCATTCAGCTGCAGAGGGTCCATCTGCGCTCGCTGTCCCGGGAGGAGACGCTGGCCTTCTTCATCAACATCTACAATGCTTTGGTCATCCACGGTTACCTCCGGATGGGGGCCCCCACTAACAAATGGCAGCGATACAGA TTCTTCAACTACGTCAGCTATCTGATTGGAGGCGAAGTCTTCACCTTACAGGATATTGAAAACGGCGTTCTGAGAGGGAACAGGAAAGGTGTGGCGCAGCTCCGAAGACCCTTCTCCAAAACAGACCCCCGATTACAA GTGGCGCTCAAAGATGCTGAACCGCTCATTCACTTTGCCTTGAACTGTGGCGCAAAAGGCTGCCCTCCCATCAAGACCTACACACCGCAG GACATTGACAGCCAGCTCCGTAGGGCAGCTGAGGCTTTCTTGGAGAACGACGACGCCTGCCTGGTGGATTCGGAGAAAAAAGAAGTCCGACTCAGTCAGATTTTCAAGTGGTACAAAGTCGACTTCGGAGGAACCGATGAGAAG CTGCTGAAGTGGGTGCTGAAACACATGGGCGAATCCCCCAAGAAGACCAGCTTGATGGGGGTCCTTTCTGGAGGGAAGACCAAAGTCAGCTTCCTCCCGTACGACTGGAGTTCCAACAGCAGTCACTGA
- the zgc:152951 gene encoding uncharacterized protein zgc:152951 isoform X2 yields the protein MEEFINSDKGRVTVYSIEGCPHCRQAKAILARLGVPICDVDLNQHPELQAPVKKLTGRISVPQIFFNNLFIGGNEKLQKMTPEEIQKLVKMVKEEPLTGDAPPLPKGKPSQSAAIDTDRGEKLECEKDGLADLVGELKDSNLIGTQRKGLFLYKKSFSKDQLLAWLQTNKGMDHGQGLGVGHEMLLKKYMVCARDREALDSRFEAARGDTLYRLLEDDPHSALNAGQTASCAPIEASEISLLLRELILKLFSEHLSADGKSVDYKGMSANPAFQRYSELAIQLQRVHLRSLSREETLAFFINIYNALVIHGYLRMGAPTNKWQRYRFFNYVSYLIGGEVFTLQDIENGVLRGNRKGVAQLRRPFSKTDPRLQVALKDAEPLIHFALNCGAKGCPPIKTYTPQDIDSQLRRAAEAFLENDDACLVDSEKKEVRLSQIFKWYKVDFGGTDEKLLKWVLKHMGESPKKTSLMGVLSGGKTKVSFLPYDWSSNSSH from the exons ATGGAGGAGTTTATAAACAGTGACAAGGGCCGGGTAACCGTCTACTCCATTGAAGGCTGCCCGCACTGCCGGCAGGCTAAAGCTATCCTGGCCCGTTTGGGAGTTCCGATATGTGACGTCGATCTCAATCAGCATCCAGAGCTGCAGGCCCCTGTGAAGAAGCTGACGGGGCGGATCTCAGTGCCTCAAATATTCTTCAACAACCTTTTTATTGGGGGAAATGAAAAACTGCAGAAAATG ACTCCAGAGGAGATTCAAAAGTTGGTGAAGATGGTCAAGGAAGAACCTCTTACAGGCGACGCTCCGCCGCTACCAAAGGGGAAACCGTCACAGAGTGCGGCTATCGATACTGATCGTGGTGAAAAAC TTGAGTGTGAGAAAGATGGCTTGGCTGACCTGGTTGGGGAACTTAAAGATTCCAATTTGATTGGCACTCAGAGAAAGGGGCTGTTTTTATACAAGAAGAGCTTCTCCAAGGATCAACTACTTGCCTGGCTACAGACCAACAAGGGCATGG ACCACGGTCAGGGCTTGGGCGTTGGCCACGAAATGTTGCTGAAGAAGTACATGGTCTGTGCCCGAGACCGTGAGGCGCTGGATAGCAGATTTGAAGCAGCCCGCGGGGACACGCTGTACAGGTTGCTGGAGGACGACCCGCATTCAGCCCTCAACGCAGGACAAACGGCGTCCTGCGCTCCCATCGAGG CTTCTGAAATCTCCTTGCTTTTACGTGAGCTGATTCTCAAGTTGTTCTCGGAGCATCTCTCTGCTGACGGCAAG TCGGTGGACTACAAGGGGATGTCTGCAAACCCTGCGTTTCAACGCTACTCAGAACTCGCCATTCAGCTGCAGAGGGTCCATCTGCGCTCGCTGTCCCGGGAGGAGACGCTGGCCTTCTTCATCAACATCTACAATGCTTTGGTCATCCACGGTTACCTCCGGATGGGGGCCCCCACTAACAAATGGCAGCGATACAGA TTCTTCAACTACGTCAGCTATCTGATTGGAGGCGAAGTCTTCACCTTACAGGATATTGAAAACGGCGTTCTGAGAGGGAACAGGAAAGGTGTGGCGCAGCTCCGAAGACCCTTCTCCAAAACAGACCCCCGATTACAA GTGGCGCTCAAAGATGCTGAACCGCTCATTCACTTTGCCTTGAACTGTGGCGCAAAAGGCTGCCCTCCCATCAAGACCTACACACCGCAG GACATTGACAGCCAGCTCCGTAGGGCAGCTGAGGCTTTCTTGGAGAACGACGACGCCTGCCTGGTGGATTCGGAGAAAAAAGAAGTCCGACTCAGTCAGATTTTCAAGTGGTACAAAGTCGACTTCGGAGGAACCGATGAGAAG CTGCTGAAGTGGGTGCTGAAACACATGGGCGAATCCCCCAAGAAGACCAGCTTGATGGGGGTCCTTTCTGGAGGGAAGACCAAAGTCAGCTTCCTCCCGTACGACTGGAGTTCCAACAGCAGTCACTGA
- the c14h3orf38 gene encoding uncharacterized protein C3orf38 homolog has protein sequence MSLLSESERSGCLKILKLMSNVDLLSLSDTVTNKLIVVEDVTEARETILSFTKNAEELLKRKKVHRDIIFKYLAKEGVAMPPSSEKHQLVKRTLELWSASQTVGEEHIPGATDDIGQRAMPNTAATTADICQDTLVLGQQFCSWFFQMLNSQNPSLGHQPQDWGPQHFWSDVKLRLVARAGDEQMEEFLGAQLVSSRLLALTQEERLHFSPNLEPHGLKALTSPHGLVIVAVAGTIHRDTMCLGVFEQIFGLIRSPLEENSWKIKFVNMKIRGQDALVGAQVTAPALTCNSTELQMLCSV, from the exons ATGTCGCTTCTGTCAGAATCTGAGCGCTCTGGATGtttaaaaatactgaaattaATGTCGAACGTTGACCTTCTGTCACTGAGTGACACCGTTACCAATAAATTGATCGTGGTGGAAGATGTCACAG AGGCCAGGGAGACAATCCTTTCCTTCACTAAAAATGCAGAGGAACTACTGAAAAGGAAGAAGGTTCACAGAGACATCATATTCAAATACCTGGCCAAGGAGGGGGTGGCGATGCCTCCCAGTAGTGAGAAACACCAGTTGGTGAAGAGGACGCTGGAACTCTGGTCAGCTTCGCAG ACGGTGGGTGAGGAACATATTCCAGGAGCCACAGATGACATCGGACAGAGAGCAATGCCAAACACCGCGGCGACGACAGCTGATATTTGCCAAGACACTTTAGTCCTAGGACAGCAATTCTGCAGTTGgtttttccaaatgttgaaCAGCCAAAACCCATCACTGGGCCATCAACCTCAAGACTGGGGACCACAGCACTTCTGGTCAGATGTGAAGCTCCGGCTTGTTGCCAG AGCTGGTGATGAGCAGATGGAAGAGTTCCTGGGTGCCCAACTCGTCAGCTCTCGTCTCCTGGCCTTGACCCAGGAGGAGCGTCTGCATTTCAGCCCCAACTTGGAGCCGCATGGCCTTAAGGCGCTGACCTCCCCCCACGGCCTGGTCATAGTGGCCGTTGCCGGGACCATCCACAGAGACACGATGTGCCTCGGTGTATTTGAGCAAATATTTGGACTCATTCGCTCACCGCTGGAAGAAAACAGCTGGAAAATCAAGTTTGTCAACATGAAGATCAGAGGCCAGGATGCTCTGGTTGGGGCGCAGGTGACTGCACCAGCTCTGACTTGCAACTCCACTGAATTACAGATGCTGTGTTCTGTATGA